From a region of the Halanaerobium hydrogeniformans genome:
- a CDS encoding LegC family aminotransferase has protein sequence MPEKRSIPLSVPNLSMDIVENIKDTIESGWVSTGGKFIKEFQEKMEKYLKVDRAVAVQSGTAGLHLAMRVLGVEHNDEVIVPTATFIAAVNPVTYVGAEPVFMDCGDDINIDPDKLESFLANQCKMVDGKVINQKTGREIKAIVVVHVFGNPADMERIMEVAVKYNLKVVEDATEALGSYYTTGKYQGQHCGTIGDIGVYSFNANKIITTGGGGLMVSNHPELLEKASFLGVQAKTDPLYYQHDEIGYNYRMTNIQAAYGTEQIDRLEDFIVTKKKNYQLYKKAIAEIDGLSLLPFNQGTRANHWFYAVMVDQDKYGIDRDQLLRKLNDVNIQARPLWGLIHQQKPYLDNQSYQIEKAQYFVDNLINIPCSSNLTTEEVDIVVEWLKEFKK, from the coding sequence ATGCCAGAAAAAAGATCAATCCCACTTTCAGTACCCAATCTATCTATGGATATAGTTGAAAATATAAAAGACACCATAGAATCAGGCTGGGTATCCACAGGTGGTAAATTTATAAAAGAATTCCAGGAAAAGATGGAAAAGTACTTAAAAGTAGACAGAGCAGTAGCAGTTCAGAGTGGAACAGCAGGTTTGCATCTTGCTATGAGAGTTTTAGGAGTAGAACATAATGATGAAGTAATTGTTCCGACAGCTACCTTTATAGCAGCAGTAAATCCAGTTACTTATGTGGGAGCAGAACCTGTTTTTATGGACTGTGGAGATGATATTAACATAGATCCAGATAAATTAGAATCATTTTTAGCCAATCAATGTAAAATGGTCGATGGTAAAGTAATCAATCAGAAAACAGGTAGAGAGATTAAAGCTATAGTAGTAGTTCATGTCTTCGGTAACCCAGCTGATATGGAAAGAATAATGGAAGTTGCAGTTAAATATAATCTAAAAGTAGTAGAAGATGCAACAGAAGCACTGGGCTCATATTATACTACCGGTAAATATCAGGGGCAGCACTGTGGAACAATAGGAGACATCGGAGTTTATTCCTTTAATGCAAATAAGATAATTACTACTGGTGGTGGAGGACTGATGGTTTCCAACCACCCTGAGCTTTTAGAAAAAGCATCATTTTTAGGGGTTCAGGCTAAGACTGACCCTTTATATTATCAGCATGATGAAATAGGATATAATTACAGAATGACCAATATTCAAGCTGCTTATGGGACAGAACAGATAGACAGGCTGGAAGACTTTATAGTAACTAAAAAGAAAAACTATCAGCTTTATAAAAAAGCAATAGCTGAAATAGACGGTTTAAGTTTATTACCTTTTAATCAGGGAACAAGAGCTAACCACTGGTTTTATGCAGTAATGGTTGATCAGGATAAATACGGAATAGATAGAGATCAACTTTTAAGAAAGTTAAATGATGTTAATATTCAGGCCAGACCTCTCTGGGGACTGATTCATCAGCAGAAACCATATCTTGACAATCAGTCCTATCAGATAGAAAAGGCTCAATACTTTGTAGATAATTTAATTAATATTCCCTGTTCTTCTAATTTAACGACAGAAGAAGTGGATATTGTAGTTGAGTGGTTAAAAGAATTTAAAAAATAA
- a CDS encoding sugar transferase, which translates to MSKKIRISKREKLIKRFFDFIIASIGLIIVLPIILISYLIALIETKESGFFTQKRVGKNGKIFKIIKVKTMKSNTKHNTNVTTKKDPRITNSGKFFRKTKIDELPQLINIVKGEMSFVGPRPDVPEIINTMNKDDKDIILSVRPGITGPASLKYENEEEVLAEKDNPEKYNEEVIFPNKVRLNKEYIRNYSFFKDIYYIFKTIFF; encoded by the coding sequence ATGAGTAAAAAGATTAGAATTTCAAAACGAGAAAAGTTAATCAAACGATTTTTTGATTTTATAATTGCTAGTATTGGTTTAATTATTGTTTTGCCTATTATTTTAATAAGTTATTTAATTGCTTTAATTGAAACTAAAGAAAGTGGTTTTTTTACTCAAAAAAGAGTCGGTAAAAATGGGAAGATATTTAAAATAATAAAAGTTAAAACAATGAAATCTAATACTAAACATAATACTAATGTAACTACAAAAAAGGATCCCAGGATAACGAATTCAGGAAAATTTTTTAGAAAAACTAAAATAGATGAATTACCACAGTTGATTAATATTGTCAAAGGAGAAATGAGTTTTGTTGGGCCAAGACCTGATGTGCCAGAGATAATAAATACAATGAACAAGGATGATAAAGATATTATTCTTTCAGTAAGACCTGGGATTACCGGTCCTGCTTCTTTAAAATATGAAAATGAAGAAGAAGTATTAGCAGAAAAAGACAATCCGGAAAAGTATAATGAAGAGGTAATCTTTCCGAATAAGGTTAGGCTGAATAAAGAATATATAAGGAATTATTCTTTTTTTAAAGATATATATTATATTTTTAAGACAATATTTTTTTAA
- a CDS encoding glycosyltransferase family 4 protein, translating to MKNKLVIISNISTSLINFRGDLIKKWIDLDYEVYTFAPKYKADHQEILEGWGAKTVEYKLNRSGLNPFKGISSIIDLKNKLKNIEPDYIFAYTIKPVIFTSLISKSFNLKGMYSLMPGLGYTFNSGGIKNKIVNKIAVFLYKLSLKNNDKVFFQNPDDQNLFIDLNLIDKEKTVVVNGSGVDIEEFYNSDPQTGKISFLIMARLLKSKGIKQYIEAASIINKEYPEAEFNILGSPGSGPDAVSLDYVKKADQDNIINYLGRVEDVKPFIAQNSVYVLPSYYREGTPRSILEAMSMGKPIITTDNPGCRETVVDGQNGFLIPVKDHKIWAEKMRYFIKLNCKMNLN from the coding sequence ATGAAAAATAAATTAGTAATAATCTCTAACATTTCAACTTCTCTTATAAATTTCAGAGGGGATTTAATAAAAAAATGGATTGATTTAGATTATGAGGTCTATACCTTTGCTCCTAAATATAAAGCTGATCATCAAGAAATTTTAGAGGGCTGGGGAGCAAAAACAGTAGAATATAAATTAAATAGAAGTGGATTAAACCCTTTTAAAGGTATTAGTTCAATAATTGATTTAAAAAATAAATTAAAAAATATTGAACCTGACTATATTTTTGCCTACACAATTAAACCAGTCATATTTACATCCTTAATAAGTAAAAGTTTTAATTTAAAAGGCATGTATTCTCTGATGCCAGGTCTTGGTTATACTTTTAATAGTGGTGGAATTAAAAATAAAATAGTAAATAAAATAGCAGTTTTTTTATATAAACTTTCATTAAAGAATAACGATAAAGTATTCTTTCAGAATCCAGATGATCAAAATTTATTTATTGATCTAAATTTAATCGATAAAGAAAAAACAGTCGTTGTAAATGGTTCAGGAGTAGATATAGAAGAATTTTATAATTCTGATCCCCAAACTGGAAAAATTTCATTTTTAATTATGGCCAGGTTACTTAAAAGTAAAGGCATAAAACAGTATATAGAAGCAGCAAGTATAATTAATAAAGAATACCCAGAAGCAGAATTTAATATTTTAGGTTCTCCGGGTTCAGGACCTGATGCAGTTTCTTTAGATTATGTAAAAAAAGCAGATCAGGATAATATAATAAATTATCTTGGGCGAGTAGAGGATGTAAAACCATTTATAGCTCAAAATAGTGTTTATGTATTACCTTCCTATTATAGAGAAGGTACACCAAGATCTATATTAGAGGCTATGTCAATGGGGAAACCCATTATAACTACCGATAATCCTGGCTGTAGGGAAACTGTAGTTGATGGTCAAAATGGATTTTTAATACCGGTTAAAGATCATAAAATATGGGCAGAAAAAATGAGATATTTTATTAAGCTTAATTGTAAAATGAACTTGAACTAA
- a CDS encoding glycosyltransferase family 4 protein → MKNNKKRILILANSGRDIYIFRGELVSRLIKEGFEVYFSVPQKNSNKKVEVLENMGAKHIKTYINRRGINPLEDLKLIIDYKNIVKKIYPDLILTYTVKPNIYGNWVASYYNISSIMNITGIGTSLNSKLKYFVKHLYSSACKRTDIVFFQNKSNLTLFLEKNMVSKNKSVLIPGSGVNIDKFKPLEKESNDNKIKFLYIGRVMKEKGIEEYIEASKLLKEKYSNLEFQILGSFEEDEYEEIIEKTSSVKFLGYSHDVRQEIKEADCIVNPSYHEGMSNILLEGAAMAKPLIASNIPGCKEIIENNINGFLFKAKSSLQLQKRIIQFISLSPAERTKMGEESRKKIEKEFDRKIVTNEYLKKINKLI, encoded by the coding sequence ATGAAAAATAACAAAAAAAGAATTTTGATATTAGCTAATTCGGGTAGAGATATATATATATTTAGAGGAGAATTAGTATCGAGATTGATAAAAGAAGGATTTGAAGTATATTTTTCTGTCCCTCAAAAGAACTCTAACAAGAAAGTTGAAGTATTGGAAAATATGGGAGCAAAACATATTAAGACTTATATTAATAGGAGAGGAATAAATCCTTTAGAAGATTTAAAGCTTATCATTGATTATAAAAATATAGTAAAAAAAATATATCCAGATTTAATTTTAACTTATACAGTAAAGCCTAATATTTATGGTAACTGGGTTGCAAGTTACTATAATATCTCTTCAATCATGAACATAACTGGGATTGGAACCTCTTTAAATTCAAAGTTAAAGTATTTTGTAAAACATTTATATAGTTCTGCTTGTAAAAGAACAGATATTGTATTTTTTCAAAACAAATCTAATTTAACTTTATTTCTAGAAAAAAATATGGTATCAAAAAATAAAAGTGTTTTAATCCCTGGGTCAGGTGTTAATATTGATAAATTCAAACCACTAGAGAAAGAAAGTAATGATAATAAGATTAAGTTTCTATATATAGGAAGAGTGATGAAAGAAAAAGGAATAGAGGAATATATTGAAGCTTCAAAACTATTAAAAGAAAAATATTCAAATTTAGAGTTTCAAATTTTAGGTTCTTTTGAAGAAGATGAATATGAAGAAATAATTGAAAAAACCTCCTCGGTAAAATTTCTTGGTTATTCTCATGATGTAAGACAAGAAATAAAAGAAGCAGATTGTATAGTTAATCCATCTTATCATGAAGGTATGTCGAATATTTTGTTGGAGGGAGCTGCAATGGCTAAACCTTTGATTGCTTCTAACATACCTGGATGCAAAGAGATTATTGAAAATAATATTAATGGTTTTTTATTTAAAGCCAAATCTTCTCTTCAACTACAAAAAAGAATAATTCAATTTATTAGCTTAAGTCCAGCAGAGAGAACTAAAATGGGAGAAGAATCTAGGAAAAAAATTGAAAAAGAATTTGATAGAAAAATTGTTACAAATGAATATTTAAAGAAAATAAATAAATTAATTTAA